One part of the Vitis riparia cultivar Riparia Gloire de Montpellier isolate 1030 chromosome 8, EGFV_Vit.rip_1.0, whole genome shotgun sequence genome encodes these proteins:
- the LOC117920233 gene encoding ubiquitin carboxyl-terminal hydrolase 12 isoform X4 codes for MTLMTPAPLDQQEDEEMLVPHSDLVEGPQPMEVVAQADASSAVENQPVEDPQTSRFTWTIENFSRLNTKKHYSEIFVVGGFKWRVLIFPKGNNVDHLSMYLDVADSATLPYGWSRYAQFSLSVVNQIHNKYSIRKDTQHQFNARESDWGFTSFMPLSDLYDPGRGYLVNDTCIIEAEVAVRKILDYWTYDSKKETGFVGLKNQGATCYMNSLLQTLYHIPYFRKAVYHMPTTENDMPSGSIPLALQSLFYKLQYNDNSVATKELTKSFGWDTYDSFMQHDVQELNRVLCEKLEDKMKGTVVEGTIQQLFEGHHMNYIECINVDYKSTRKESFYDLQLDVKGCRDVYASFDKYVEVERLEGDNRYQAENHGLQDAKKGVLFIDFPPVLQLQLKRFEYDFMRDTMVKINDRYEFPLQLDLDRENGKYLSPDADRSVRNLYTLHSVLVHSGGVHGGHYYAFIRPTLSDQWFKFDDERVTKEDTRRALEEQYGGEEELPQTNPGFNNTPFKFTKYSNAYMLVYIRESDKEKIICNVDEKDIAEHLRIRLKKEQEEKEDKRKYKAQAHLFTIIKVARDEDLAEQIGKDIYFDLVDHDKVRSFRIQKQWPFTLFKEEVAKEFGIPVQYQRFWIWAKRQNHTYRPNRPLTPQEEAQSVGQLREVSTKVNNADLKLFLEVELGPDLRPIPPPEKTKEDILLFFKLYDPEKEELRYVGRLFVKSSGKPIEILTKLNEMAGFAPDEEIELYEEIKFEPCVMCEHLAKRTSFRFSQIEDGDIICFQKSAPPESEEQCRYSDVTSFLEYVQNRQVVHFRALERPKEDDFCLELSKLHNYDDVVERVARRLGLDDPSKIRLTSHNCYSQQPKPQPIKYRGVEHLSDMLVHYNQSSDILYYEVLDIPLPELQGLKNLKVAFHHATKDDVIIHNIRLPKQSTVGDVINELKTKVELSHPNAELRLLEVFYHKIYKIFPPSEKIENINDQYWTLRAEEIPEEEKNLGPHDRLIHVYHFTKETVQNQMQVQNFGEPFFLIIHEGETLAEVKERIQKKLQVPDEEFSKWKFAFLSLGRPEYLQDSDIVSSRFQRRDVYGAWEQYLGLEHSDTAPKRAYAANQCSKTDGTQSLGSETFLHLPSNRLLKRE; via the exons ATGACTCTCATGACTCCTGCGCCATTGGAT CAGCAAGAGGATGAGGAGATGCTCGTTCCCCATTCGGATTTAGTCGAAGGTCCTCAGCCCATGGAAG TGGTGGCGCAAGCAGATGCTAGTAGTGCTGTGGAGAATCAGCCCGTGGAGGATCCTCAGACATCTAGATTCACATGGACAATTGAGAACTTTTCTAGGTTGAACACCAAGAAGCACTATTCCGAGATATTCGTCGTTGGTGGTTTTAAATG GCGGGTGCTTATTTTTCCAAAAGGAAACAACGTAGACCACTTGTCGATGTATTTAGATGTTGCAGATTCTGCGACCTTACCATATGGGTGGAGTCGTTATGCACAATTCAGCTTGTCTGTTGTTAATCAGATTCATAACAAATACTCAATAAGAAAGG ACACACAGCACCAATTCAATGCGAGAGAGAGTGATTGGGGCTTCACATCATTCATGCCCCTCAGCGATCTTTATGACCCTGGTAGAGGGTACCTTGTGAATGATACATGTATAATTGAAGCTGAGGTTGCTGTTCGTAAGATTCTAGATTACTGGACTTATGATTCAAAAAAGGAGACTGGTTTTGTTGGACTGAAGAACCAAGGGGCTACTTGTTACATGAATTCTCTCTTACAAACTCTCTACCATATTCCTTATTTCAGAAAG GCGGTGTACCATATGCCAACTACAGAGAATGATATGCCTTCAGGAAGCATTCCATTGGCTCTGCAGAGTTTATTTTATAAGCTCCAGTATAATGACAACAGTGTTGCAACTAAGGAATTGACGAAGTCCTTTGGATGGGACACATATGATTCTTTTATGCAGCATGATGTGCAAGAACTTAACAGAGTTTTATGTGAAAAGCTTGAGGATAAGATGAAG GGAACTGTAGTGGAGGGGACAATACAGCAGTTGTTTGAAGGGCACCATATGAACTACATTGAGTGCATCAATGTGGACTACAAATCTACAAGAAAGGAATCATTTTATG ACCTACAACTTGATGTAAAAGGATGCCGGGATGTTTATGCTTCTTTTGACAAGTATGTAGAAGTTGAACGTCTTGAAGGTGATAACAGATACCAAGCTGAGAATCATGGTTTACAG GATGCTAAGAAGGGTGTCTTATTTATTGACTTCCCACCAGTTCTTCAACTTCAGCTAAAGCGGTTTGAGTATGACTTCATGCGGGACACTATGGTGAAG ATAAATGACCGTTATGAATTCCCTCTTCAACTTGACCTTGATAGAGAGAATGGAAAATATTTGTCACCTGACGCAGATAGGAGTGTTCGCAACCTTTACACACTTCACAG TGTTTTGGTTCATAGCGGTGGTGTGCATGGTGGACATTATTATGCTTTTATCAGGCCGACCCTTTCTGATCAGTG GTTCAAATTTGATGATGAGCGGGTAACCAAAGAAGATACTAGGAGGGCATTGGAGGAACAGTATGGTGGCGAGGAAGAG TTGCCACAGACAAACCCTGGATTCAACAACACTCCATTTAAATTCACGAAATACTCAAATGCATACATGCTTGTGTATATACGTGAAAGTGACAAGGAGAAAATCATTTGTAATGTGGATGAGAAGGACATTGCTGAACACCTTAGG ATAAGGTTGAAGAAAGAACAAGAAGAGAAGGAGgataagagaaaatataaagcACAAGCCCAcctttttactattataaag GTTGCACGGGATGAAGACCTTGCAGAGCAAATTGGAAAGGatatatattttgatcttgTGGATCATGACAAAGTCCGCAGTTTTCGCATTCAGAAACAGTGGCCTTTTACCCTTTTCAAG GAGGAAGTGGCCAAAGAGTTTGGTATTCCAGTCCAATATCAACGATTTTGGATTTGGGCGAAGCGGCAAAACCATACTTATCGTCCCAATAGACCATTGACACCCCAAGAGGAAGCACAGTCT GTTGGGCAGTTGAGGGAGGTATCAACTAAAGTGAACAATGCAGACCTAAAGTTGTTTTTGGAAGTTGAACTTGGGCCG GATCTGCGTCCTATTCCTCCACCTGAAAAAACTAAAGAAGATATTCTGCTTTTCTTCAAGCTTTATGACCCTGAGAAAGAAGAGCTCCG ATATGTTGGTAGACTTTTTGTGAAGAGTTCTGGTAAACCAATAGAGATTCTAACAAAACTAAATGAAATGGCTGGATTTGCTCCTGATGAAGAGATTGAACTCTATGAG gaaataaaatttgagcCTTGTGTCATGTGTGAACACCTCGCTAAGAGGACATCATTTCGATTTAGCCAG ATTGAAGATGGGGACATCATTTGCTTCCAGAAATCTGCTCCTCCTGAAAGTGAAGAACAATGCCGGTATTCTGATGTCACTTCATTTTTGGAATATGTGCAAAATCGTCAG GTTGTGCATTTTCGAGCTTTGGAGAGACCTAAGGAGGATGATTTCTGTCTAGAGTT GTCAAAGCTACACAATTATGATGATGTTGTGGAAAGAGTGGCTCGTAGACTTGGTTTGGATGATCCATCCAAAATCAGACTTACATCTCACAACTGCTATTCCCAGCAACCTAAGCCCCAACCAATTAAATATCGAGGTGTAGAGCATTTGTCAGACATGCTTGTGCATTACAATCAG AGTtctgatattttatattatgaagTTCTAGACATCCCTCTTCCAGAATTGCAAGGTCTGAAAAATCTGAAAGTTGCTTTTCATCATGCTACAAAGGATGAT GTGATAATTCACAATATTAGATTGCCTAAACAGAGTACTGTTGGAGATGTGATTAATGAACTTAAGACAAAG GTTGAGTTGTCTCATCCAAATGCAGAACTTAGACTGCTTGAAGTTTTCTATCACAAGATTTATAAG ATCTTTCCACCCAGTGAAAAAATCGAGAATATAAATGACCAATACTGGACACTCCGTGCAGAGGAG ATTccagaagaagagaagaatcTTGGTCCCCATGATCGCTTGATTCATGTTTACCACTTCACAAAGGAGACTGTACAGAATCAGATg CAAGTACAAAATTTTGGTGAACCCTTTTTCTTGATCATCCATGAAGGCGAAACTCTTGCTGAAGTTAAAGAGCGCATACAAAAGAAATTGCAGGTTCCGGATGAGGAGTTTTCAAAG TGGAAGTTTGCTTTTCTATCACTGGGTCGTCCAGAGTACCTGCAGGATTCTGACATTGTGTCCAGCCGTTTTCAG AGAAGAGATGTTTATGGTGCTTGGGAACAGTACCTTGGGCTGGAGCACTCTGATACTGCTCCTAAAAGGGCATATGCAGCAAATCAG TGTTCGAAGACTGACGGCACCCAATCTCTAGGGTCAGAGACGTTTCTTCACCTACCATCTAATAGATTATTAAAGAGAGAATAA
- the LOC117920233 gene encoding ubiquitin carboxyl-terminal hydrolase 12 isoform X5, with protein sequence MTLMTPAPLDQEDEEMLVPHSDLVEGPQPMEVVAQADASSAVENQPVEDPQTSRFTWTIENFSRLNTKKHYSEIFVVGGFKWRVLIFPKGNNVDHLSMYLDVADSATLPYGWSRYAQFSLSVVNQIHNKYSIRKDTQHQFNARESDWGFTSFMPLSDLYDPGRGYLVNDTCIIEAEVAVRKILDYWTYDSKKETGFVGLKNQGATCYMNSLLQTLYHIPYFRKAVYHMPTTENDMPSGSIPLALQSLFYKLQYNDNSVATKELTKSFGWDTYDSFMQHDVQELNRVLCEKLEDKMKGTVVEGTIQQLFEGHHMNYIECINVDYKSTRKESFYDLQLDVKGCRDVYASFDKYVEVERLEGDNRYQAENHGLQDAKKGVLFIDFPPVLQLQLKRFEYDFMRDTMVKINDRYEFPLQLDLDRENGKYLSPDADRSVRNLYTLHSVLVHSGGVHGGHYYAFIRPTLSDQWFKFDDERVTKEDTRRALEEQYGGEEELPQTNPGFNNTPFKFTKYSNAYMLVYIRESDKEKIICNVDEKDIAEHLRIRLKKEQEEKEDKRKYKAQAHLFTIIKVARDEDLAEQIGKDIYFDLVDHDKVRSFRIQKQWPFTLFKEEVAKEFGIPVQYQRFWIWAKRQNHTYRPNRPLTPQEEAQSVGQLREVSTKVNNADLKLFLEVELGPDLRPIPPPEKTKEDILLFFKLYDPEKEELRYVGRLFVKSSGKPIEILTKLNEMAGFAPDEEIELYEEIKFEPCVMCEHLAKRTSFRFSQIEDGDIICFQKSAPPESEEQCRYSDVTSFLEYVQNRQVVHFRALERPKEDDFCLELSKLHNYDDVVERVARRLGLDDPSKIRLTSHNCYSQQPKPQPIKYRGVEHLSDMLVHYNQSSDILYYEVLDIPLPELQGLKNLKVAFHHATKDDVIIHNIRLPKQSTVGDVINELKTKVELSHPNAELRLLEVFYHKIYKIFPPSEKIENINDQYWTLRAEEIPEEEKNLGPHDRLIHVYHFTKETVQNQMQVQNFGEPFFLIIHEGETLAEVKERIQKKLQVPDEEFSKWKFAFLSLGRPEYLQDSDIVSSRFQRRDVYGAWEQYLGLEHSDTAPKRAYAANQCSKTDGTQSLGSETFLHLPSNRLLKRE encoded by the exons ATGACTCTCATGACTCCTGCGCCATTGGAT CAAGAGGATGAGGAGATGCTCGTTCCCCATTCGGATTTAGTCGAAGGTCCTCAGCCCATGGAAG TGGTGGCGCAAGCAGATGCTAGTAGTGCTGTGGAGAATCAGCCCGTGGAGGATCCTCAGACATCTAGATTCACATGGACAATTGAGAACTTTTCTAGGTTGAACACCAAGAAGCACTATTCCGAGATATTCGTCGTTGGTGGTTTTAAATG GCGGGTGCTTATTTTTCCAAAAGGAAACAACGTAGACCACTTGTCGATGTATTTAGATGTTGCAGATTCTGCGACCTTACCATATGGGTGGAGTCGTTATGCACAATTCAGCTTGTCTGTTGTTAATCAGATTCATAACAAATACTCAATAAGAAAGG ACACACAGCACCAATTCAATGCGAGAGAGAGTGATTGGGGCTTCACATCATTCATGCCCCTCAGCGATCTTTATGACCCTGGTAGAGGGTACCTTGTGAATGATACATGTATAATTGAAGCTGAGGTTGCTGTTCGTAAGATTCTAGATTACTGGACTTATGATTCAAAAAAGGAGACTGGTTTTGTTGGACTGAAGAACCAAGGGGCTACTTGTTACATGAATTCTCTCTTACAAACTCTCTACCATATTCCTTATTTCAGAAAG GCGGTGTACCATATGCCAACTACAGAGAATGATATGCCTTCAGGAAGCATTCCATTGGCTCTGCAGAGTTTATTTTATAAGCTCCAGTATAATGACAACAGTGTTGCAACTAAGGAATTGACGAAGTCCTTTGGATGGGACACATATGATTCTTTTATGCAGCATGATGTGCAAGAACTTAACAGAGTTTTATGTGAAAAGCTTGAGGATAAGATGAAG GGAACTGTAGTGGAGGGGACAATACAGCAGTTGTTTGAAGGGCACCATATGAACTACATTGAGTGCATCAATGTGGACTACAAATCTACAAGAAAGGAATCATTTTATG ACCTACAACTTGATGTAAAAGGATGCCGGGATGTTTATGCTTCTTTTGACAAGTATGTAGAAGTTGAACGTCTTGAAGGTGATAACAGATACCAAGCTGAGAATCATGGTTTACAG GATGCTAAGAAGGGTGTCTTATTTATTGACTTCCCACCAGTTCTTCAACTTCAGCTAAAGCGGTTTGAGTATGACTTCATGCGGGACACTATGGTGAAG ATAAATGACCGTTATGAATTCCCTCTTCAACTTGACCTTGATAGAGAGAATGGAAAATATTTGTCACCTGACGCAGATAGGAGTGTTCGCAACCTTTACACACTTCACAG TGTTTTGGTTCATAGCGGTGGTGTGCATGGTGGACATTATTATGCTTTTATCAGGCCGACCCTTTCTGATCAGTG GTTCAAATTTGATGATGAGCGGGTAACCAAAGAAGATACTAGGAGGGCATTGGAGGAACAGTATGGTGGCGAGGAAGAG TTGCCACAGACAAACCCTGGATTCAACAACACTCCATTTAAATTCACGAAATACTCAAATGCATACATGCTTGTGTATATACGTGAAAGTGACAAGGAGAAAATCATTTGTAATGTGGATGAGAAGGACATTGCTGAACACCTTAGG ATAAGGTTGAAGAAAGAACAAGAAGAGAAGGAGgataagagaaaatataaagcACAAGCCCAcctttttactattataaag GTTGCACGGGATGAAGACCTTGCAGAGCAAATTGGAAAGGatatatattttgatcttgTGGATCATGACAAAGTCCGCAGTTTTCGCATTCAGAAACAGTGGCCTTTTACCCTTTTCAAG GAGGAAGTGGCCAAAGAGTTTGGTATTCCAGTCCAATATCAACGATTTTGGATTTGGGCGAAGCGGCAAAACCATACTTATCGTCCCAATAGACCATTGACACCCCAAGAGGAAGCACAGTCT GTTGGGCAGTTGAGGGAGGTATCAACTAAAGTGAACAATGCAGACCTAAAGTTGTTTTTGGAAGTTGAACTTGGGCCG GATCTGCGTCCTATTCCTCCACCTGAAAAAACTAAAGAAGATATTCTGCTTTTCTTCAAGCTTTATGACCCTGAGAAAGAAGAGCTCCG ATATGTTGGTAGACTTTTTGTGAAGAGTTCTGGTAAACCAATAGAGATTCTAACAAAACTAAATGAAATGGCTGGATTTGCTCCTGATGAAGAGATTGAACTCTATGAG gaaataaaatttgagcCTTGTGTCATGTGTGAACACCTCGCTAAGAGGACATCATTTCGATTTAGCCAG ATTGAAGATGGGGACATCATTTGCTTCCAGAAATCTGCTCCTCCTGAAAGTGAAGAACAATGCCGGTATTCTGATGTCACTTCATTTTTGGAATATGTGCAAAATCGTCAG GTTGTGCATTTTCGAGCTTTGGAGAGACCTAAGGAGGATGATTTCTGTCTAGAGTT GTCAAAGCTACACAATTATGATGATGTTGTGGAAAGAGTGGCTCGTAGACTTGGTTTGGATGATCCATCCAAAATCAGACTTACATCTCACAACTGCTATTCCCAGCAACCTAAGCCCCAACCAATTAAATATCGAGGTGTAGAGCATTTGTCAGACATGCTTGTGCATTACAATCAG AGTtctgatattttatattatgaagTTCTAGACATCCCTCTTCCAGAATTGCAAGGTCTGAAAAATCTGAAAGTTGCTTTTCATCATGCTACAAAGGATGAT GTGATAATTCACAATATTAGATTGCCTAAACAGAGTACTGTTGGAGATGTGATTAATGAACTTAAGACAAAG GTTGAGTTGTCTCATCCAAATGCAGAACTTAGACTGCTTGAAGTTTTCTATCACAAGATTTATAAG ATCTTTCCACCCAGTGAAAAAATCGAGAATATAAATGACCAATACTGGACACTCCGTGCAGAGGAG ATTccagaagaagagaagaatcTTGGTCCCCATGATCGCTTGATTCATGTTTACCACTTCACAAAGGAGACTGTACAGAATCAGATg CAAGTACAAAATTTTGGTGAACCCTTTTTCTTGATCATCCATGAAGGCGAAACTCTTGCTGAAGTTAAAGAGCGCATACAAAAGAAATTGCAGGTTCCGGATGAGGAGTTTTCAAAG TGGAAGTTTGCTTTTCTATCACTGGGTCGTCCAGAGTACCTGCAGGATTCTGACATTGTGTCCAGCCGTTTTCAG AGAAGAGATGTTTATGGTGCTTGGGAACAGTACCTTGGGCTGGAGCACTCTGATACTGCTCCTAAAAGGGCATATGCAGCAAATCAG TGTTCGAAGACTGACGGCACCCAATCTCTAGGGTCAGAGACGTTTCTTCACCTACCATCTAATAGATTATTAAAGAGAGAATAA